Proteins encoded together in one Campylobacter peloridis LMG 23910 window:
- the miaB gene encoding tRNA (N6-isopentenyl adenosine(37)-C2)-methylthiotransferase MiaB, giving the protein MSKKLFIQTLGCAMNVRDSEHMIAELKEKENYELTQDAKEADLILINTCSVREKPVHKLFSEVGSFEKIKKNGAKIGVCGCTASHLGDEIFKRAPNVDFVLGARNVSKITKAVNTPKFLGNDIDFDESNYAFADFRNSLYKTYINISIGCDKHCTYCIVPHTRGDEISIPFEIIKNEALKAVLNGAKEIFLLGQNVNNYGKRFSNAHEKINFSDLLEKLSEIEGLERIRFTSPHPLHMDDRFLEVFSKNPKVCKSMHMPLQSGSSEILKAMKRGYTKEWYLDRALKLRSMCKDVSISTDVIVAFPGESDENFNDTMDVLEKVRFEQMFSFKYSKRPLTKAATMPNQIPDDIASKRLSILQARHTEILDEIVAKQKDKEFEVLFEELRNDGFVAGRSDNNFLVQVKGSEELLGQMKKVKITNPRRMVLNGEIL; this is encoded by the coding sequence TTGAGTAAAAAACTTTTTATCCAGACTTTAGGTTGTGCTATGAATGTTAGAGATTCTGAGCACATGATAGCCGAACTTAAAGAAAAAGAAAATTATGAATTAACTCAAGATGCAAAAGAAGCAGATTTGATTTTAATTAATACTTGCTCAGTGCGTGAAAAACCAGTGCATAAACTTTTTTCAGAAGTTGGAAGTTTTGAAAAAATTAAAAAAAATGGAGCTAAGATAGGAGTTTGCGGTTGCACTGCTTCACATTTGGGAGATGAAATTTTTAAGCGTGCTCCTAATGTGGATTTTGTTTTGGGTGCTAGAAATGTTTCTAAAATCACAAAAGCTGTTAATACTCCTAAATTTTTAGGCAATGATATAGATTTTGATGAAAGTAATTATGCTTTTGCAGATTTTAGAAATAGTCTTTATAAAACTTATATTAATATCTCTATAGGTTGTGATAAACATTGTACTTATTGTATAGTGCCTCACACAAGAGGAGATGAAATTTCTATACCTTTTGAGATTATTAAAAATGAAGCTTTAAAAGCAGTTTTAAATGGGGCTAAAGAAATTTTTTTACTAGGGCAAAATGTTAATAACTATGGTAAAAGATTTTCTAATGCACATGAAAAGATTAATTTTTCAGATCTTTTGGAAAAGTTAAGTGAAATCGAAGGTTTAGAGCGTATTCGTTTTACAAGCCCACATCCATTGCATATGGATGATAGATTTTTAGAGGTTTTTTCTAAAAATCCTAAAGTGTGTAAGTCCATGCATATGCCTTTGCAAAGTGGTTCAAGTGAAATTTTAAAAGCTATGAAACGCGGTTATACTAAAGAATGGTATTTAGATAGAGCCTTAAAACTCCGCTCTATGTGTAAAGATGTAAGTATTTCTACTGATGTTATAGTTGCTTTTCCAGGTGAGAGTGATGAAAATTTTAACGATACCATGGATGTACTTGAAAAGGTGCGTTTTGAGCAAATGTTTTCTTTTAAATACTCCAAAAGGCCATTAACAAAAGCTGCAACTATGCCAAATCAAATTCCTGATGATATAGCTTCTAAAAGATTAAGCATTTTGCAAGCTAGACATACAGAAATTTTAGATGAAATTGTTGCAAAACAAAAAGATAAAGAATTTGAGGTTTTGTTTGAAGAGTTAAGAAATGATGGTTTTGTAGCAGGTAGAAGTGATAATAATTTTTTAGTTCAAGTTAAAGGTAGTGAAGAATTATTAGGGCAAATGAAAAAAGTGAAAATCACCAATCCTAGGCGTATGGTGTTAAATGGTGAAATCCTTTAA
- a CDS encoding lysophospholipid acyltransferase family protein, whose product MVKSFKINFIAFGIYLLQWLIFLTCKKKYLGQKLPPNSCVILFWHGRLALMPFAYKKMGIKEKKAYVMISHHKDGEIIARNIALFGLNTLRGSTSKGALTLLKQSFKILDQGDDVIITPDGPRGPYHSISDGSVMIALKKNVPLFLLNYEASSYWEFKSWDKMILPKPFSTLKYRLSEEIKIQNLNLEEAKVLIKEKFDMISQLDKG is encoded by the coding sequence ATGGTGAAATCCTTTAAAATTAATTTTATAGCTTTTGGAATTTATTTATTACAATGGCTAATTTTTTTAACTTGTAAAAAAAAATATTTAGGGCAAAAATTACCACCAAATTCTTGTGTAATACTTTTTTGGCATGGACGTCTTGCTCTAATGCCTTTTGCGTATAAAAAAATGGGTATTAAAGAAAAAAAAGCTTATGTGATGATATCTCATCATAAAGATGGAGAAATTATTGCTAGAAATATCGCACTTTTTGGCTTAAATACTTTAAGAGGAAGTACAAGTAAAGGTGCTTTAACTTTGCTTAAGCAATCTTTTAAAATTTTAGATCAAGGAGATGATGTTATCATTACCCCTGATGGACCAAGGGGACCTTATCATAGTATTTCAGATGGTTCTGTAATGATAGCTTTGAAAAAAAATGTTCCACTTTTTTTATTAAATTACGAAGCAAGTTCATATTGGGAATTTAAAAGTTGGGATAAAATGATTTTACCTAAACCTTTTTCAACTTTAAAATATCGATTAAGTGAAGAAATTAAAATACAAAATTTAAATTTAGAAGAAGCTAAAGTATTGATAAAAGAAAAATTTGATATGATAAGTCAATTAGACAAAGGATAA
- the lgt gene encoding prolipoprotein diacylglyceryl transferase yields MDFWQNIYANFDVVAFEIFGLKVHWYGIMYVLALLVALMVAKYYAIKDNMGISKAMLDSYFIWVEIGVILGARLGYILIYDANTLWYITHPWQIFNPFYNGEFIGIRGMSYHGAVFGFLIASYLFCKKHKQNLWKYLDLVAISVPCGYIFGRIGNFLNQELFGRITDVPWGIYIDGVLRHPSQLYEAFLEGLVVFIILLFIKKYKKYNGELIAYYTILYALARFVCEFYREPDFGIGFIAFGMSMGQILSLLMLILGVFLSFYLRNIKKNL; encoded by the coding sequence ATGGATTTTTGGCAAAATATTTATGCAAATTTTGATGTAGTTGCTTTTGAAATTTTTGGTTTAAAAGTGCATTGGTATGGCATTATGTATGTTTTGGCTTTATTGGTAGCTTTAATGGTAGCAAAATACTATGCCATTAAAGATAATATGGGAATTTCCAAAGCCATGCTTGATAGTTATTTTATTTGGGTTGAAATAGGCGTGATTTTAGGGGCAAGATTAGGTTATATCTTAATTTATGATGCAAACACGCTATGGTATATCACACATCCTTGGCAAATTTTTAATCCTTTTTATAATGGAGAATTTATAGGAATTAGAGGTATGAGTTATCATGGTGCTGTGTTTGGATTTTTAATTGCTAGTTATTTATTTTGTAAAAAGCATAAACAAAATTTATGGAAATATCTTGATTTAGTTGCCATTAGTGTGCCATGTGGTTATATTTTTGGGCGTATAGGAAATTTTTTAAATCAAGAATTATTTGGTAGGATTACTGATGTTCCATGGGGTATTTATATAGATGGAGTACTGCGTCATCCTTCTCAACTTTATGAAGCATTTTTGGAAGGTTTGGTTGTATTTATAATTTTATTATTTATAAAAAAATATAAAAAATACAATGGAGAATTAATTGCATATTATACGATTTTATATGCTTTGGCGCGTTTTGTGTGTGAATTTTATAGGGAGCCTGATTTTGGCATAGGATTTATAGCTTTTGGTATGAGTATGGGGCAAATTCTAAGCTTATTAATGCTTATATTAGGAGTATTTTTATCTTTTTATTTAAGAAATATTAAAAAAAATTTATAA
- a CDS encoding fumarate reductase cytochrome b subunit, producing MSQLIEGFLGKSIDGKKSKMPAKLDYIQSATGLILGLFMWAHMFFVSTILVSDDFFDSVVHFLELKFIINSPAMSYITSFLAACVLVIFFVHAGLAMRKFPINFRQYQICRTHLKYMNHGDSSLWWVQAATGFIMFFLGSAHLIFVITNADKISADMSGDRVVSHFMWLFYLVLLISVELHGSIGLYRLCVKWGWFEGKDAKESRKKLKKAKWFISIFFLVLGLLSLAAFAKIGLNNYQNNSVAQIVKTYDGAKYEYTI from the coding sequence ATGAGCCAACTCATTGAAGGTTTTTTAGGCAAGAGCATTGATGGCAAAAAAAGTAAAATGCCAGCAAAACTTGACTATATCCAAAGTGCAACGGGCTTAATTTTAGGTTTATTCATGTGGGCACATATGTTTTTCGTCTCTACCATTTTGGTTAGTGATGATTTTTTTGATTCAGTTGTTCATTTTTTAGAACTCAAATTTATCATCAATAGTCCAGCTATGAGTTATATTACATCTTTTTTAGCTGCCTGTGTTTTGGTAATTTTCTTCGTGCATGCTGGCCTTGCAATGAGAAAATTTCCTATAAATTTTAGACAATACCAAATTTGTAGAACTCATTTAAAATATATGAATCATGGCGACTCTTCTTTATGGTGGGTTCAAGCAGCAACTGGATTTATTATGTTTTTCCTAGGTTCGGCACATTTAATTTTTGTTATTACTAATGCAGACAAAATTAGCGCTGATATGTCAGGCGATAGAGTTGTTAGTCATTTTATGTGGCTTTTTTATCTTGTTTTATTAATTAGTGTTGAATTGCATGGAAGTATTGGTCTTTATAGACTTTGTGTAAAATGGGGTTGGTTTGAAGGAAAAGATGCTAAAGAAAGTCGTAAAAAACTAAAAAAAGCAAAATGGTTTATTAGTATTTTCTTCTTAGTTTTAGGATTATTAAGCTTAGCTGCTTTTGCAAAAATAGGTTTAAATAATTATCAAAATAATTCTGTAGCACAAATAGTAAAAACTTATGATGGAGCTAAATATGAATATACAATATAG
- a CDS encoding fumarate reductase flavoprotein subunit has protein sequence MNIQYSDALVIGGGLAGLRAAIEVAKSGQSVTLLSICPVKRSHSAAVQGGMQASLGNSIKGEGDNEDVHFADTVKGSDWGCDQEVARMFAQTAPKAVRELAAWGVPWTRVTKGPRTVVINAQKTTIEEKEEAHGLINARDFGGTKKWRTCYIADATGHCMLYGVANEAIKHQVKIIDRMEAVRLIHDGKKCLGAIARDLTNGELIAYVARGTMIATGGYGRIYKQTTNAVICEGTGAAIALETGLCRLSNMEAVQFHPTPIVPSGILLTEGCRGDGGILRDVDGYRFMPDYEPEKKELASRDVVSRRMMEHIRKGKGVKSPYGDHLWLDISILGRAHVEKNLRDVQDICKTFNGIDPADEGPKGWAPVLPMQHYSMGGIRTKPTGESQWLNGLFACGEAACWDMHGFNRLGGNSCSETVVAGMIVGDYFAQYCKENGNDIDTNIVKSFLSKEYDYLKSLVSKEGKHDVFEIKNRMKDIMWEKVAIFRTGQGLEEAVKELEELYQKSLDLKVHDKELKCANPELEEAYRVPRMLKVALCVAYGALLRTESRGAHYREDYPKRDDLNWMKRTNTYWVEGESMPRVEYEDLDIMKMEIPPAFRGYGAKGNIIENPLSEKRQAEVDAIREKMEAEGKGRYEIQHALMPYELQAKFKAPNQRIGVDYE, from the coding sequence ATGAATATACAATATAGTGATGCTTTAGTTATTGGTGGGGGTCTTGCTGGACTTAGGGCAGCAATTGAAGTTGCAAAAAGTGGCCAAAGTGTAACTTTATTAAGTATTTGTCCTGTTAAAAGATCACACTCTGCTGCTGTTCAAGGTGGTATGCAAGCAAGTTTAGGTAATAGTATTAAAGGCGAAGGTGATAATGAAGATGTGCATTTTGCTGACACAGTAAAAGGTTCAGATTGGGGCTGTGATCAAGAAGTTGCAAGAATGTTTGCACAAACTGCTCCAAAAGCAGTGCGTGAGTTAGCTGCTTGGGGTGTGCCTTGGACTAGGGTTACAAAAGGTCCAAGAACAGTTGTAATTAATGCACAAAAAACAACTATAGAAGAAAAAGAAGAAGCACATGGTCTTATAAATGCAAGAGACTTTGGTGGAACTAAAAAATGGAGAACTTGTTATATAGCTGATGCAACAGGGCATTGTATGCTTTATGGTGTGGCAAATGAAGCGATTAAACATCAAGTAAAAATCATTGATAGAATGGAAGCAGTAAGATTGATCCATGATGGTAAAAAATGTTTAGGGGCTATTGCTAGAGATTTAACTAATGGAGAATTAATTGCTTATGTTGCTAGAGGAACTATGATAGCAACGGGCGGTTATGGTAGAATTTATAAGCAAACTACTAATGCAGTAATTTGTGAAGGAACTGGAGCAGCTATTGCTTTAGAAACTGGACTTTGCAGACTTTCAAACATGGAAGCAGTGCAATTTCACCCAACTCCAATCGTGCCAAGTGGAATTTTATTAACTGAAGGTTGTAGAGGTGATGGTGGTATTTTAAGAGATGTTGATGGATACCGCTTTATGCCTGATTATGAGCCTGAGAAAAAAGAACTTGCAAGTAGGGATGTTGTAAGTCGTAGAATGATGGAGCATATTAGAAAAGGAAAAGGCGTAAAAAGCCCATATGGTGATCATTTATGGCTTGATATTTCTATCCTTGGCCGTGCTCATGTTGAAAAAAATCTTCGTGATGTTCAAGATATTTGTAAAACATTTAATGGTATTGATCCTGCTGATGAGGGTCCAAAAGGTTGGGCGCCGGTTTTACCTATGCAGCATTATTCAATGGGTGGTATTAGAACAAAACCAACTGGTGAGAGTCAATGGTTAAATGGTTTATTTGCTTGCGGTGAAGCAGCTTGTTGGGATATGCACGGATTTAACCGCTTGGGTGGAAATTCATGTTCAGAAACGGTTGTTGCAGGTATGATAGTAGGGGATTATTTTGCTCAATATTGCAAAGAAAATGGCAATGATATTGATACAAATATAGTTAAATCCTTCCTTTCTAAAGAATATGATTATTTAAAATCTCTTGTAAGTAAAGAAGGAAAACATGATGTATTTGAAATCAAAAATAGAATGAAAGATATTATGTGGGAAAAAGTAGCTATCTTTAGAACAGGTCAAGGCCTTGAAGAAGCTGTTAAAGAGCTTGAAGAATTATATCAAAAATCACTTGATTTGAAAGTTCATGATAAAGAATTAAAATGTGCAAACCCAGAGCTTGAAGAAGCTTACAGAGTTCCAAGAATGTTAAAAGTTGCTTTATGTGTTGCTTATGGAGCACTTTTAAGAACAGAAAGTAGAGGAGCTCATTATAGAGAAGATTATCCAAAAAGAGATGATTTAAATTGGATGAAAAGAACAAATACTTACTGGGTAGAAGGTGAAAGTATGCCAAGAGTTGAGTATGAAGATCTTGACATTATGAAAATGGAAATTCCACCTGCGTTTAGAGGTTATGGTGCTAAAGGAAATATCATAGAAAATCCATTAAGCGAAAAACGCCAAGCTGAAGTTGATGCAATCCGTGAGAAAATGGAAGCAGAAGGTAAAGGAAGATATGAAATTCAACATGCTTTAATGCCTTATGAATTGCAGGCTAAATTTAAAGCACCAAACCAAAGAATAGGAGTTGATTATGAGTAG
- a CDS encoding fumarate reductase iron-sulfur subunit — translation MSRKLTIRAFKYNPLSKISKPHFVTYELEETPFMTIFVCLTQIREKMDADLSFDFVCRAGICGSCAMMINGKPKLACKTLTKDYPDGVIELMPLPAFRHIKDLSVNTGEWFDSMCKRVESWVHNEKETDISKLEERIEPEVADETFELDRCIECGICVASCATKLMRPDFIAATGLLRTARYLQDPHDHRSIEDFYELVGDDDGVFGCMSLLACEDNCPKELPLQSKIAYMRRQLVAQRNK, via the coding sequence ATGAGTAGAAAATTAACAATAAGAGCATTTAAATATAATCCATTAAGTAAAATTTCTAAGCCTCATTTTGTTACTTATGAGCTTGAAGAAACTCCATTTATGACAATTTTTGTGTGCTTAACTCAAATTAGAGAAAAAATGGATGCAGATTTGAGTTTTGATTTTGTATGTAGAGCAGGGATTTGCGGAAGCTGTGCTATGATGATCAATGGTAAGCCAAAACTTGCTTGTAAAACTTTAACAAAAGATTATCCAGATGGAGTTATAGAGCTTATGCCATTACCTGCTTTTAGACATATAAAAGATTTAAGTGTTAATACAGGTGAGTGGTTTGATAGTATGTGCAAACGCGTTGAAAGCTGGGTGCATAATGAAAAAGAAACAGATATCTCTAAACTTGAAGAGCGTATTGAGCCAGAAGTTGCTGATGAGACTTTTGAGCTTGATCGTTGTATAGAGTGTGGAATTTGTGTTGCTTCTTGTGCTACTAAGCTGATGAGACCTGATTTTATCGCAGCTACTGGACTTTTAAGAACAGCTAGATATTTACAAGATCCACATGATCACAGAAGTATAGAAGATTTTTATGAATTAGTAGGTGATGATGATGGGGTATTTGGATGTATGTCTTTGCTTGCATGTGAGGATAATTGTCCAAAAGAACTACCTTTACAAAGCAAAATCGCTTATATGAGAAGACAGCTTGTCGCTCAAAGAAACAAATAA
- a CDS encoding dynamin family protein — MSLKETNNPSPQEKGALKVLLEQIWQNHSVYLDTNTLFDEGLIDTQKAAIILSANLSNYERFSALNEFKNLMKSLNLRLDLYGIQYAQVCFINALKLGILDKNELLKALEKLQKITDNTLMHTFVSKQKIMQKDYKQEFKNSHQTLDHINQNLQNLCEDEKIQKLLQEALIKFSNIDFSIAVTGVVNAGKSSMLNALLKEDFLGVSNVPETANLTILKYGKEQKANICFWNEKEWQNILKSSKDSQDMKELIKQLEQNFNLNAYIEKENKNIEIKFEELKNYTSAKNKISALIKKIELYSMLDFLKDNVCIVDTPGLDDVIIQRELLTKDYISKADFLIHLMNASQSLSQKDCDFIIECLLTSRVSKLLIVLTKADLLSQKDLQEVINYTKNKLKENLKLKYSSQDLAENVEFICISSKLANDFYQNKGGNLEQSNILALEELIIKSLYDKNKIALSAYKKELLLHLEKTEEKIKFSNKMLNYESFELDKQNQAIINDFKAKKEKLMQVKAELNAIFNTKNENTQEISTLLYLLAKKLKEKLIDELKYNQSNKIKNNNQRLNTIIDTTLKDGIFDLLRELKHQSEYKINEIKNTLSVKYDFLKNVLEQNCDDFKSKVETKIESIFSGEIFVKLKLELLETIGQNKEIYRLESILENKILEKLQSFGVEKIAQDLKNNKDFFESLDLKLTLYEKEQEEQIKDLKNIILQMEQNEQNAKELLDKNNTKLHSLTILKAELLNAK; from the coding sequence TTGTCGCTCAAAGAAACAAATAATCCTAGCCCCCAAGAAAAGGGGGCTTTAAAAGTATTACTAGAACAAATTTGGCAAAATCATAGTGTCTATCTTGATACAAATACTCTTTTTGATGAAGGCTTGATTGATACTCAAAAAGCAGCAATTATTTTAAGTGCAAATCTTAGCAACTATGAAAGATTTAGTGCTTTGAATGAATTTAAAAATTTGATGAAAAGTTTAAATTTACGCTTAGATCTTTATGGTATACAATATGCACAAGTTTGTTTTATTAATGCTTTGAAATTAGGAATTTTGGATAAAAATGAGCTTTTAAAAGCTTTAGAAAAACTTCAAAAAATCACTGATAATACTTTAATGCATACCTTTGTTTCTAAGCAAAAGATTATGCAAAAAGATTATAAACAAGAATTTAAAAATTCCCATCAAACACTAGATCATATCAACCAAAATTTACAAAATCTTTGCGAAGATGAAAAAATTCAAAAACTTTTACAAGAAGCTTTAATTAAATTTAGTAATATTGATTTTTCTATCGCAGTAACGGGTGTGGTAAATGCAGGAAAATCAAGCATGCTAAACGCACTTTTAAAAGAAGATTTTTTAGGAGTGTCTAATGTCCCAGAGACTGCGAATTTAACCATTTTAAAATACGGCAAAGAGCAAAAAGCTAATATTTGTTTTTGGAATGAAAAAGAGTGGCAAAATATTTTAAAAAGTTCTAAAGATAGTCAAGATATGAAAGAGCTTATAAAGCAATTAGAACAAAATTTTAATCTAAATGCGTATATTGAAAAAGAAAATAAAAATATAGAAATAAAATTTGAAGAATTAAAAAATTACACTAGTGCAAAAAACAAAATTTCAGCACTTATTAAAAAAATAGAACTTTATTCTATGCTTGATTTTTTAAAAGACAATGTTTGTATAGTCGATACTCCTGGGCTTGATGATGTGATTATCCAAAGAGAACTTTTAACAAAAGATTATATAAGCAAAGCTGATTTTTTAATCCATCTTATGAATGCTTCCCAAAGTTTAAGTCAAAAAGATTGTGATTTTATTATAGAGTGTTTATTAACTTCAAGGGTAAGCAAGCTTTTGATTGTGCTTACTAAGGCTGATTTGCTTAGCCAAAAAGACTTACAAGAGGTGATTAACTATACTAAAAATAAACTCAAAGAAAATTTAAAATTAAAGTATTCAAGTCAAGATTTAGCAGAAAATGTAGAATTTATATGTATTTCTTCAAAATTAGCTAATGATTTTTATCAAAATAAAGGCGGAAATTTAGAACAAAGTAATATTTTAGCACTAGAAGAGCTTATAATTAAAAGCTTATATGATAAAAACAAAATCGCTTTAAGTGCCTATAAAAAAGAATTATTATTGCATTTAGAAAAAACAGAAGAAAAAATTAAATTTTCTAATAAAATGTTAAATTATGAAAGCTTTGAGCTTGATAAGCAAAATCAAGCTATTATAAATGATTTTAAAGCAAAAAAAGAAAAATTAATGCAGGTAAAAGCAGAGTTAAATGCTATTTTTAACACAAAAAATGAAAACACTCAAGAAATATCAACGCTTTTATATTTGCTAGCTAAGAAATTAAAAGAAAAACTCATAGATGAGTTAAAATATAATCAAAGTAATAAAATTAAAAATAATAATCAAAGATTAAATACCATTATTGATACGACTTTAAAAGATGGAATTTTTGATCTTTTAAGAGAGTTAAAACACCAAAGTGAGTATAAAATTAATGAGATTAAAAATACATTGAGTGTAAAATATGATTTTTTAAAAAATGTTTTAGAACAAAATTGTGATGATTTTAAAAGCAAGGTTGAGACGAAAATAGAAAGTATTTTTAGTGGGGAAATTTTTGTTAAATTAAAACTAGAGCTTTTAGAAACTATAGGGCAAAATAAAGAAATTTATAGATTAGAAAGTATATTAGAAAATAAAATTTTAGAAAAATTACAAAGTTTTGGCGTGGAAAAAATAGCTCAAGATCTAAAAAATAATAAAGATTTTTTTGAGAGTTTAGATTTAAAATTAACTCTTTATGAAAAAGAACAAGAAGAACAAATCAAAGATTTAAAAAATATTATTTTACAAATGGAACAAAATGAGCAAAATGCAAAAGAACTTTTAGATAAAAATAATACAAAATTACATAGTTTAACAATTTTAAAAGCGGAGCTTTTAAATGCAAAATGA
- a CDS encoding dynamin family protein encodes MQNDMIDDFLKAYENAYCKNFDDSFKGKILAIKNAFLEPSLHLSDDFFKELEMIIASYNKAINIAIIGQFSSGKSTLLNLILEKECLPTGVVPVTFKPTFLRYAKEYFLRVEYEDGSDEIVDIDELSKFSDQRNELKETKSLHLFAPIELLKNITLIDTPGLNANDIDTLTTFKELSFMHSAIWLSLVDNAGKKSEEDAIKANAKLLERGGICVLNQKDKLNQDELENVLNYAHLVFDKYFEKIIAISCKEAKIDLQKSNLPLLYEYLQGLDYEYIKKAFVKEKLINLCEILLKQYTFFEDILKQLEFKFDTILQTSQVNELEQKIKILNHDCIDKLKLVGEKIAQEILKFIKEKDSSYYKETKGLFKKNLYEKITYKAPYLSSDDAFLAMFYNSEAMNKEFKKLKNEIALEFGQIKDDFSLFFTNLEEQILLFKAQFSNLQKEEELESEEEFASFRSFASASEELFLKDFKQLLFKSQLELDLFLEKLNLKALANYESATKLALAFFSSKMNASKEFYELDSTEFSLYYPKASEVYQRVLTELNVYEFEELFLNKPVVLKIYKNYMQIFAELIQHKKNFIQNIQSEFDIKKSMISNIKSQISKL; translated from the coding sequence ATGCAAAATGATATGATTGATGATTTTTTAAAAGCTTATGAAAATGCTTATTGTAAAAATTTTGATGATAGTTTTAAGGGTAAAATTCTTGCCATAAAAAATGCATTTTTAGAACCAAGTTTACATTTAAGTGATGATTTTTTTAAAGAGCTTGAAATGATTATAGCTAGTTATAATAAAGCTATTAACATAGCCATTATAGGTCAGTTTTCTAGCGGTAAATCTACGCTTTTAAATTTGATTTTAGAAAAAGAATGCTTACCAACAGGTGTGGTGCCAGTGACTTTTAAACCTACTTTTTTGCGTTATGCTAAAGAGTATTTTTTAAGAGTAGAGTATGAAGATGGTAGTGATGAGATTGTAGATATAGATGAACTTTCTAAATTTAGTGATCAAAGAAACGAATTAAAAGAAACTAAAAGTTTACATCTTTTTGCACCTATTGAACTTTTAAAAAATATCACTCTTATAGATACTCCAGGATTAAATGCTAATGATATTGATACGCTAACCACTTTTAAAGAACTTTCTTTTATGCATAGTGCTATTTGGCTTAGTTTGGTTGATAATGCGGGTAAAAAGAGTGAAGAAGACGCTATAAAAGCAAACGCCAAACTTTTAGAGCGTGGTGGAATTTGTGTTTTAAATCAAAAAGATAAGCTAAATCAAGATGAGTTAGAAAATGTCTTAAATTATGCACATTTAGTGTTTGATAAGTATTTTGAAAAAATCATAGCAATTTCATGCAAGGAAGCAAAGATTGATTTGCAAAAGTCAAATTTACCTTTGTTGTATGAGTATTTACAAGGGCTTGATTATGAGTATATCAAAAAAGCTTTTGTTAAAGAAAAATTGATTAATTTGTGTGAAATACTGCTAAAACAATATACTTTTTTTGAAGATATTTTAAAGCAATTAGAATTTAAATTTGATACTATTTTACAAACTTCTCAAGTGAATGAATTAGAGCAAAAAATTAAAATTTTAAACCATGATTGTATAGATAAATTAAAGCTCGTTGGGGAAAAAATTGCTCAAGAGATTTTAAAATTTATCAAAGAAAAAGATAGTAGTTATTATAAAGAAACTAAGGGTTTATTTAAGAAAAATCTTTATGAAAAAATAACTTATAAAGCACCATATCTTTCAAGTGATGATGCGTTTTTGGCTATGTTTTATAACTCTGAAGCAATGAATAAAGAATTTAAAAAGCTAAAAAATGAAATTGCTTTAGAATTTGGTCAAATCAAAGATGATTTTTCGCTATTTTTTACTAATTTAGAAGAGCAAATTTTACTTTTTAAAGCTCAATTTTCAAATTTACAAAAAGAAGAGGAGTTAGAAAGTGAAGAAGAATTTGCTAGTTTTAGAAGTTTTGCTAGTGCTAGTGAAGAGCTTTTTTTAAAGGATTTTAAACAATTATTATTTAAAAGTCAGCTTGAACTTGATTTATTTTTAGAAAAACTAAATTTAAAAGCTTTGGCAAATTATGAGAGTGCTACTAAACTTGCTTTGGCTTTTTTTAGTTCTAAAATGAATGCGAGTAAAGAATTTTACGAGCTTGATAGTACTGAATTTAGTTTGTATTATCCAAAAGCAAGCGAGGTTTATCAAAGAGTATTAACCGAACTTAATGTATATGAGTTTGAAGAATTATTTTTAAATAAGCCTGTAGTTTTAAAAATTTATAAAAATTATATGCAAATTTTTGCAGAATTAATACAACATAAAAAGAATTTTATACAAAATATACAAAGCGAATTTGATATTAAAAAATCAATGATTTCTAATATCAAATCCCAAATTTCTAAACTTTAA